One window from the genome of Nicotiana tomentosiformis chromosome 5, ASM39032v3, whole genome shotgun sequence encodes:
- the LOC104107720 gene encoding peroxidase P7-like codes for MASLKINAIVLFIFVSLLIGNSSAQLSTGFYSKSCPKLYQTVKSAVQSAIKKETRMGASLLRLFFHDCFVNGCDGSLLLDDTSSFTGEKRAAPNVNSARGFEVIDNIKSAVEKVCPGVVSCADILAVTARDSVVILGGPNWNVKLGRRDARTASQAAANRSIPPPTSNLNRLISSFSAVGLSTKDMVALSGAHTIGQARCTTFRARIYNETNNLDASFARTRQSNCPRSSGSGDNSLAPLDLQTPNKFDNNYFKNLVNKKGLLHSDQQLFNGGSADSIVTSYSNNPRSFSSDFVTAMIKMGDIRPLTGSNGEIRKNCGRIN; via the exons ATGGCTTCTTTAAAGATTAATGCTATTGTTTTGTTTATCTTTGTGAGCTTACTAATTGGAAATTCATCAGCTCAACTTTCAACTGGTTTCTACTCAAAATcttgtcctaaactttatcaaacTGTGAAATCTGCAGTGCAATCTGCTATTAAGAAGGAAACTCGAATGGGTGCTTCTCTTCTTCGTCTATTCTTCCATGATTGCTTCGTCAAT GGATGCGATGGATCGTTACTCCTTGATGACACATCAAGCTTCACAGGAGAGAAAAGGGCTGCTCCAAATGTCAATTCTGCTAGAGGATTTGAAGTTATTGACAATATCAAATCTGCTGTTGAGAAAGTGTGCCCTGGTGTTGTTTCTTGTGCTGATATTTTGGCCGTTACAGCTCGGGACTCTGTTGTTATT CTTGGAGGCCCCAATTGGAATGTAAAATTGGGCAGAAGAGATGCTAGAACAGCAAGTCAAGCTGCTGCAAATAGAAGCATTCCTCCTCCAACTTCTAACCTTAATAGACTCATTTCTAGTTTCAGTGCGGTTGGCCTTTCCACTAAGGATATGGTTGCCTTATCTG GGGCACACACAATTGGACAAGCAAGATGCACAACATTTAGGGCACGTATATACAACGAGACCAATAACTTAGATGCATCATTTGCAAGAACTAGACAAAGCAACTGCCCAAGAAGTTCAGGTTCAGGGGACAACAGTTTAGCACCACTTGATCTTCAAACTCCTAACAAATTTGACAACAATTATTTCAAGAATCTTGTTAACAAAAAGGGTCTTCTTCACTCTGATCAGCAACTCTTTAATGGTGGATCTGCCGATTCGATTGTGACATCTTACAGTAACAATCCTCGCAGTTTTAGCTCTGATTTTGTTACTGCTATGATTAAGATGGGTGATATTCGTCCCCTTACTGGTTCTAATGGAGAGATTAGGAAGAACTGCGGTAGGATCAATTAA
- the LOC138891931 gene encoding uncharacterized protein yields the protein MVSDGSNDRPQYLQDFLLIKDDDKFFSRLLSKENSNKGESSFRFYYYGGSSSSSIPFHWESEPGTPKHTFANSILNPPLTPPPSYQSISHLKSLQKVHSKRKFYHSIFSKRITHSPSIASPTSSRSSSFSMSSLPLFAYSNPTNVQSSREGGTSPTSTHWFGSRTGNMKRFRVNYYYSMKKVKKLLLSFTRIRASRNIK from the coding sequence ATGGTGAGTGATGGTAGCAATGATCGTCCTCAATATTTACAAGATTTTCTTCTAATTAAAGATGATGACAAATTCTTTTCAAGACTTTTGTCTAAGGAAAATTCAAATAAAGGTGAGTCTTCTTTTAGGTTTTATTATTATGGAGGATCTTCTTCTAGTTCAATTCCATTTCATTGGGAATCTGAGCCAGGTACACCTAAACATACATTTGCAAATAGTATTCTCAATCCTCCATTAACTCCTCCACCTTCATATCAATCCATTTCACATTTAAAATCTTTGCAAAAAGTTCATTCAAAACGCAAGTTTTATCACTCTATTTTCTCCAAGAGAATTACTCATTCACCATCAATTGCTTCCCCTACATCGTCTCGTTCGTCATCTTTTTCCATGTCTTCGTTGCCATTGTTCGCGTATTCCAACCCAACGAACGTTCAGAGTTCGCGGGAGGGAGGTACTTCGCCAACGTCCACACACTGGTTTGGTTCAAGAACGGGGAATATGAAGCGTTTTCGAGTTAACTACTACTACTCTATGAAGAAAGTGAAgaaattgttgttgtcctttacTCGTATTCGTGCTTCTAGGAATATAAAATGA